The Lucilia cuprina isolate Lc7/37 chromosome 5, ASM2204524v1, whole genome shotgun sequence genome includes a window with the following:
- the LOC111676823 gene encoding protein big brother, giving the protein MNEAALAGMIPYDTIGLYEQPKPRFIFKMPRVVPDQKSKFESDELFRRLSRESEIRYTGYRERALEERQIRFQNGCREGHTEISFVASGTNLQLVFNATQNPYIHDKECEFEKEPGKVHIKSYFIMNGVCVRFRGWLDLERLDGVGCLEYDERRAMHEDAILRDQIDRYNQRLREFEDSKRAYRENRPEDMDAVRRGVASGGIGVGAANIWRR; this is encoded by the coding sequence ATGAACGAGGCTGCCTTAGCTGGAATGATACCGTACGATACAATTGGTCTATATGAACAACCGAAACCAcgtttcatatttaaaatgcCGCGTGTGGTTCCCGATCAAAAGTCGAAATTCGAAAGTGATGAACTTTTTCGTCGTTTGAGCAGGGAGAGTGAGATACGTTATACGGGTTATCGTGAAAGAGCTTTGGAGGAACGACAAATACGTTTTCAAAATGGCTGCCGGGAAGGTCACACTGAAATTTCATTTGTGGCATCGGGCACAAATTTACAATTGGTCTTTAATGCGACGCAGAATCCCTATATACACGACAAGGAGTGTGAGTTTGAAAAGGAGCCGGGAAAGGTGCATATTAAATCATATTTCATTATGAATGGCGTATGTGTGCGTTTCCGCGGTTGGCTAGATCTGGAGAGGTTAGATGGTGTCGGTTGCTTGGAGTATGACGAACGCAGGGCTATGCACGAAGATGCTATACTAAGAGATCAGATAGATCGTTATAACCAAAGATTGCGAGAATTTGAGGATTCTAAAAGAGCTTATCGCGAAAATCGTCCAGAAGACATGGACGCCGTACGACGGGGTGTAGCCTCCGGTGGTATTGGAGTTGGTGCAGCAAATATATGGCGACGTTag
- the LOC111676850 gene encoding coatomer subunit alpha yields MLTNFESKSARVKGLSFHPKRPWILVSLHSGVIQLWDYRMHTLLEKFDEHDGPVRGVAFHQQMPLFVSGGDDYKIKVWNYKQRRCIFTLLAHLDYVRTVAFHHEYPWILSASDDQTIRIWNWQSRNCICVLTGHNHYVMCAQFHPTEDQIVSASLDQTVRVWDISGLRKKNVAPGPGGLDDHLKGHPGTADLFGQADAVVKHVLEGHDRGVNWASFHPTLPLIVSGADDRLVKLWRMNEYKAWEVDTCRGHYNNVSCVLFHPRQDLIISNGEDRSIRVWDMTKRQCLYTFRRDGERFWVLTAHPTLNLFAAGHDGGMVVFKLERERPAYAVHGNILYYVKERFLRKLDFTTTKDTVVMQLRGGGKSPVHSMSYNPALNAVLVCTRTNNLENSTYDLCQIPKDAESQSENDSKRSSGITAIWVARNRFAVLDRNQQLVIKNFKNEVTKKIPTFCEEIFYAGTGMLLIRDPEYVTLYEVQRLVSVGSIKLAKCRYVVWSPDMSLVALLCKHSVTICDRRLQYLCTIQENCRVKSGAWDDSGVFIYTTSNHIKYALTNGDHGIIRTLDLPIYLTRVKANQVFCLDRECRTRVLHIDPTEYKFKLALINRKYDEVLHMVRNARLVGQSIIAYLQQKGYPEVALHFVKDEKTRFGLALECGNIEIALEAAKALDDKECWDRLGQAALLQGNHQIVEMCYQRTKNFDKLSFLYLITGNLEKLRKMNKIAEIRKDVSAQYQGALLLGDVKERVNVLKNCGQMSLAYLTAATHGLDEQAAALGEVIAQEGNTLPEVNPNATLLKPPVPIQQVETNWPLLSVSKGFFEGAMLTRAGTSATARQALNVNADAALDVSAGDGWGADADLGLDDDGDDEMQDALNTEDGGEGVGEEGAGWDVGDDDLVVPEELASKIKASALDSGYYAAPNRGQSPPQHWANHSPLVLDHIKAGSFETAFRLLNEQLGIVNFKPFKTLFMQNYSCSKTSFTAMPNLQPLTAYPLRNYAETNAKQQRPALGIKLNDLVQRLQAGYQLTTGGKFSEAVEKFHSILISIPFLVVETKQDIAEAQQLLKICAEYILGLKMETVRKGLPKSTLEEQKRLCEMAAYFTHCKLQPVHQILTLRTALNMFFKLRNYKTAASFARRLLELGPRPEVAQQVRKILQACEVNPVDEHHLQYEEFNPFSICGISFKPLYRGKPEVNCPFCGASYDPQYKNQICTVCEVSQIGKDCIGLRISNLQFR; encoded by the exons ATGTTGACTAACTTTGAGTCGAAATCGGCCCGTGTAAAGGGCTTATCTTTTCATCCTAAACGACCATGGATTCTAGTAAGTTTACATAGTGGTGTAATTCAATTGTGGGATTATCGCATGCATACTCTGCTGGAGAAGTTTGACGAACACGATGGCCCAGTACGTGGCGTAGCATTCCATCAGCAAATGCCATTGTTTGTTTCCGGTGGTGATGATTACAAAATCAAAGTGTGGAATTATAAGCAGCGTCGTTGCATCTTTACGTTGCTGGCTCATTTGGATTATGTGCGTACGGTAGCATTCCATCATGAATATCCTTGGATCCTTAGTGCTTCCGACGATCAGACCATACGTATTTGGAATTGGCAATCGCGTAACTGTATTTGTGTGCTGACAGGTCACAATCACTACGTCATGTGTGCTCAATTCCACCCTACAGAAGATCAAATTGTTTCGGCTTCATTAGATCAAACAGTACGTGTTTGGGATATATCTGGTCTTCGTAAGAAAAATGTGGCTCCCGGTCCTGGAGGTTTGGATGATCACCTTAAGGGTCACCCAGGTACAGCGGATCTATTTGGACAGGCAGATGCTGTCGTTAAGCATGTGTTGGAGGGTCACGATCGTGGTGTAAACTGGGCCAGTTTCCATCCAACATTACCACTCATTGTTTCGGGCGCCGATGATCGTTTGGTCAAGCTATGGCGCATGAATGAATATAAAGCCTGGGAGGTCGATACATGCCGTGGTCATTACAATAATGTTTCATGCGTTCTATTCCATCCACGTCAAGATCTTATAATTTCCAATGGTGAAGATCGTAGCATCCGTGTTTGGGACATGACAAAACGCCAGTGTTTGTACACATTCCGTCGTGATGGAGAGCGTTTTTGGGTTTTAACCGCACATCCAACATTGAATTTGTTTGCTGCTGGTCATGATGGAG GTATGGTTGTGTTCAAGTTGGAACGTGAACGTCCTGCATATGCCGTACACGGCAACATTCTTTATTATGTAAAAGAACGTTTTCTACGCAAATTGGACTTTACCACCACCAAGGATACCGTGGTTATGCAATTGCGCGGTGGCGGCAAATCACCAGTGCACAGCATGTCTTATAACCCTGCTTTGAATGCTGTCCTCGTCTGTACACGCACCAACAACTTGGAAAATAGCACTTATGATTTGTGTCAAATTCCCAAAGATGCTGAATCTCAAAGTGAAAATGACAGTAAACGTTCGTCGGGTATAACAGCCATATGGGTCGCCCGCAATCGTTTTGCTGTTCTCGATCGTAATCAACAACTTGTTATTAAGAACTTTAAAAATGAGGTCACCAAAAAGATACCAACTTTCTGTGAAGAGATCTTCTATGCTGGTACTGGAATGTTGCTGATCCGCGATCCAGAATATGTAACGCTTTATGAAGTTCAACGTTTGGTATCTGTGGGCAGTATTAAGTTGGCTAAATGTCGTTATGTTGTCTGGTCTCCTGATATGTCATTGGTAGCTCTGTTGTGCAAACATTCGGTTACTATTTGCGATAGACGTTTGCAGTATTTGTGTACGATACAGGAGAACTGCCGTGTCAAATCTGGCGCTTGGGATGATTCGGGCGTATTTATTTACACCACCAGCAACCACATTAAATACGCATTGACAAATGGTGATCATGGCATCATTCGCACTCTTGACCTGCCCATATATTTGACTCGTGTCAAAGCCAACCAAGTATTTTGTTTGGATCGTGAGTGTCGCACTCGTGTGTTGCATATCGACCCAactgaatataaatttaaattggcTCTTATTAACCGTAAATACGACGAAGTATTGCATATGGTAAGGAATGCCCGTTTGGTTGGTCAAAGTATTATTGCCTATTTGCAACAAAAGGGCTATCCAGAGGTGGCTCTTCATTTCGTAAAAGACGAGAAGACTCGGTTTGGTTTAGCTCTCGAATGTGGAAATATTGAAATAGCTTTAGAGGCCGCTAAAGCTCTCGATGACAAGGAATGTTGGGACAGACTCGGTCAGGCTGCACTTTTGCAGGGCAATCATCAAATTGTAGAGATGTGTTATCAACGTACCAAGAACTTTGACAAATTAAGTTTCCTTTATCTCATTACTGGTAACTTGGAGAAACTTCGTAAAATGAATAAGATTGCAGAGATTAGAAAGGATGTATCGGCTCAGTATCAAGGAGCTCTTCTTTTGGGTGATGTCAAAGAACGTGTTAATGTTTTGAAGAATTGCGGCCAGATGTCATTGGCATACTTAACTGCAGCTACACATGGTCTGGATGAGCAGGCAGCTGCCTTAGGGGAAGTTATTGCTCAGGAGGGCAATACTTTGCCCGAAGTAAACCCAAATGCTACTTTGTTGAAGCCACCCGTACCAATACAACAGGTTGAAACCAACTGGCCTTTGCTTAGTGTATCCAAGGGCTTCTTTGAAGGTGCCATGTTGACCCGTGCAGGTACTAGTGCCACCGCCAGACAAGCTCTCAATGTTAACGCTGATGCAGCCCTGGATGTTTCTGCTGGCGATGGTTGGGGTGCTGATGCTGACTTGGGTCTGGACGACGATGGCGATGATGAGATGCAAGATGCTCTAAATACGGAAGATGGTGGTGAAGGCGTTGGTGAAGAAGGCGCTGGCTGGGATGTAGGCGATGATGATTTGGTAGTGCCAGAAGAGTTGGCTTCAAAAATTAAAGCCTCTGCTCTTGATAGTGGCTATTATGCTGCTCCCAACAGGGGACAATCACCACCCCAACACTGGGCAAACCACTCGCCTTTAGTTTTGGATCACATAAAGGCCGGATCATTTGAAACTGCATTCCGTTTACTTAACGAACAACTGGGCATAGTAAACTTTAAGCCTTTCAAAACGCTCTTTATGCAAAACTACAGTTGCTCTAAAACCAGTTTTACCGCCATGCCCAATTTACAGCCATTGACAGCTTATCCTTTACGCAACTATGCCGAGACTAATGCCAAACAACAACGCCCTGCATTgggtataaaattaaatgatttggTGCAAAGACTTCAGGCTGGTTATCAGTTGACCACTGGTGGAAAATTCTCAGAGGCAGTCGAAAAATTCCATTCGATATTAATAAGCATTCCCTTCTTGGTGGTTGAAACCAAACAGGATATAGCTGAGGCTCAACAATTGCTTAAAATATGTGCCGAGTACATTTTGGGTCTTAAAATGGAAACTGTACGTAAAGGTCTACCCAAATCAACATTGGAAGAACAGAAGAGATTATGTGAAATGGCTGCCTACTTTACACATTGCAAACTACAGCCTGTACATCAAATCCTTACCCTACGCACAGCCCTCAATATGTTCTTCAAATTGAGAAACTACAAGACAGCTGCTTCATTTGCCAGACGTCTATTAGAATTAGGACCACGTCCCGAGGTAGCTCAACAAGTCCGTAAGATTTTACAGGCTTGTGAAGTCAATCCTGTCGATGAACATCATCTGCAGTATGAAGAATTTAATCCATTCAGCATATGTGGTATCAGCTTTAAACCCTTGTATCGTGGTAAACCCGAAGTGAACTGTCCTTTCTGTGGAGCCTCTTACGATCCTCAATATAAGAACCAGATTTGCACCGTCTGTGAAGTGAGCCAAATTGGCAAGGATTGCATTGGTCTAAGAATATCAAATCTTCAATTTCGTtag